From Brassica oleracea var. oleracea cultivar TO1000 chromosome C3, BOL, whole genome shotgun sequence, a single genomic window includes:
- the LOC106334499 gene encoding histone acetyltransferase HAC5-like yields MAQGEHRSFPQPGQMQSSASVVSSQPNMANGVNQDGIRLRQEMLNRIYVWLQQRQPSKTDDASKAKLFEVSKRLENAMYKTATSKENYLDFQNFEARINSILKQMFGPRPANPSSSVGMTVQTTEVSTGLRQSYTATPMVDTSTFNSNNNLADATRVMPTTRMNGGSMISGHQQLSAGFSVSSTDNGQMIPTPGFNNTANTDVYQSHQNGDGGNLLAVGRQHAAGSNDRMQYNSDHQLGGGFRSNMHQNASGMINTPQSSGVGMSGNSFHLANGHMSSEGVISSTHFSTSSQPLQQPVDQLQQVSHVHRYSMSNSDTFGSGNLYGSSGSMGNTVDMNPMRRVDVSFGNNQSLEKTQLMKRHLPQQFENGSFQSSSSSKENLAQVGHHQPLENQFNQQAHHGQYQQQDHLLSNNAYSQSQRASNFVTQVKHEPRTDYYNEASQLQAINQVDQPKSQNQYSQNTVKDEYVGAQSAPVFSSQLNNSQSHQTQQISQWRDVNNLSVGVQQVSSLSQWRSPPQNLTQTSKDSNGERERFAVNSCQKLPMLLEATNDSLCARESANCQTVGPPLPGESNTLSKQLDVVCDSSYINQRRWLLFLLHVRKCNAAEDTCESKYCFTAKTLLKHINYCKAPACSYQYCLQTRKLIHHNKHCGNEACPVCVYVKNFKEKQKEKIALLRQAEPSLDHRRKETFQSMRASSERDSEAPSVVDDLQPSPKRVKVEKPSQFAYPDTHSLPQRRSVGVGKAHLSMSLQEKYSSLQSDVPMNADSSDSRELERPVCKDTSMRRHGGDSSLNGETVYSPETEKSKRMKELSTPKEEKVEQSVAASNSGKSKIKGVSLIELFTPEQVEEHIRGLRQWVGQSKTKAEKNKAMGLSMSENSCQLCAVERLAFEPTPIYCTPCGARVKRNAMHYTVVVGESRHYVCIPCYNETRTNTVTVDGTPVPKARFEKKKNDEEVEESWVQCDKCQAWQHQICALFNGRRNHGQAEYTCPNCYIQEVEQGERKPVSQSVILGAKSLPASNLSNHLEQRLFKKLKQERHERARVQGKSYDEVPGADSLVIRVVASVDKILEVKPRFLDIFREENYSPEFPYKSKAILLFQKIEGVEVCLFGMYVQEFGTDSASPNQRRVYLSYLDSVKYFRPDVRTVSGEALRTFVYHEILIGYLDYCKKRGFSSCYIWACPPLKGEDYILYCHPEIQKTPKTDKLREWYLAMLRKAAKEKVVVECTNFYDHFFVQSGECRAKVTAARLPYFDGDYWPGAAEDLIDQMSQEEDGKKSNRKVMPKKVISKRALKAVGHLDLSVNASKDLLLMHKLGEIILPMKEDFIMVHLQHCCKHCCTLMVSGHRWVCHQCKNFQICDKCHEVEKNRVEKERHPVNQREKHVLYPIAIEDVPTEIKDSDDILESEFFDTRQAFLSLCQGNHYQYDTLRRAKHSSMMILYHLHNPTVPAFPTACAICQQELEPAQGWRCEVCPDYEVCSGCYSKGINHPHSLISRPSGTDSVVQNTQTSQIQTAQLTDLLLHAMTCFTAQCQYPRCRMIKLLFRHGVACKNKNSCVPCKRMWALLRMHARNCRDPQCRVPKCRELRAHFSRKQQQADSRRRAAVKEMVRQRAADAATSTSD; encoded by the exons ATGGCTCAGGGAGAGCATAGAAGTTTTCCTCAGCCAGGACAAATGCAGAGTTCTGCTTCTGTTGTTTCGTCTCAGCCTAATATGGCTAATGGTGTAAACCAAGATGGTATCAGATTGCGGCAGGAGATGCTGAACAGAAT CTACGTTTGGTTACAGCAGAGGCAGCCTTCAAAGACTGATGATGCCTCCAAGGCAAAGTTATTTGAGGTTTCAAAACGGTTAGAAAATGCAATGTACAAAACCGCTACCTCAAAG GAGAATTACTTAGATTTCCAAAATTTTGAGGCTCGCATAAACTCTATTCTGAAACAAATGTTTGGTCCACGCCCTGCTAATCCCTCAAGCTCGGTCGGTATGACTGTTCAGACAACTGAGGTTTCAACTGGATTGCGTCAAAGTTATACAGCCACCCCTATGGTGGATACGAGCACCTTCAACAGTAATAACAACTTAGCAGATGCAACAAGGGTTATGCCAACTACTCGCATGAATGGAG GTTCAATGATTAGTGGTCACCAGCAATTATCTGCGGGGTTTTCAGTTAGTTCTACTGACAATGGCCAGATGATTCCTACTCCTGGATTTAACAATACTGCTAATACTGATGTATATCAGTCTCATCAAAATGGAGATGGAGGCAATCTTCTGGCTGTTGGGAGGCAACATGCTGCTGGTTCAAATGACCGTATGCAATACAACAGTGATCACCAGTTGGGAGGTGGTTTCAGGTCAAATATGCACCAGAATGCGTCTGGGATGATCAATACACCTCAAAGTTCTGGTGTAGGGATGAGTGGGAATAGTTTTCACCTTGCTAATGGGCACATGAGCTCTGAAGGGGTCATTAGTTCCACTCATTTTTCAACTTCATCCCAACCTTTGCAGCAGCCTGTTGATCAGTTGCAGCAGGTGTCACATGTTCACA GATACTCAATGAGCAACTCTGATACTTTTGGGTCTGGGAATCTCTATGGCTCATCTGGCTCAATGGGAAACACTGTGGATATGAATCCTATGCGGAGAGTTGATGTTTCCTTCGGTAATAATCAGTCATTGGAAAAGACTCAATTGATGAAACGTCACCTACCTCAACAGTTTGAGAACGGGAGTTTCCAATCTTCTTCCAGTTCCAAAGAAAATTTGGCTCAGGTGGGTCATCATCAACCATTAGAGAATCAATTCAACCAGCAAGCTCATCATGGTCAGTACCAGCAACAAGATCACTTGTTGAGCAATAATGCTTACAGTCAGTCTCAACGAGCTTCAAATTTTGTTACTCAAGTTAAGCATGAACCTCGCACGGACTACTATAATGAAGCTTCTCAGCTACAGGCTATAAATCAAGTGGATCAACCCAAGTCGCAAAACCAGTACTCCCAGAACACTGTCAAGGACGAGTATGTTGGTGCTCAGAGTGCACCAGTTTTTAGTAGCCAGCTAAATAATTCACAGTCTCATCAGACGCAGCAGATATCACAATGGAGAGATGTGAATAACCTCTCAGTTGGAGTGCAGCAAGTCTCAAGTCTAAGTCAGTGGCGTTCACCTCCTCAGAACTTGACACAAACATCAAAAGATTCTAATGGAGAGAGAGAAAGGTTTGCGGTGAACTCATGTCAAAAATTACCTATGCTGCTTGAAGCTACTAATGATAGTTTGTGTGCAAGAGAATCTGCAAACTGCCAAACTGTTGGTCCACCTCTCCCAGGAGAAAGCAACACATTAAGTAAACAGCTGGATGTAGTTTGTGATTCAAGTTATATAAATCAGAGGCGGTGGCTTCTGTTCCTGCTACATGTTCGCAAATGCAATGCAGCGGAGGATACCTGTGAAAGCAAGTATTGTTTCACTGCCAAAACGCTACTGAAACATATCAACTACTGCAAGGCACCTGCTTGCTCGTATCAGTATTGTCTTCAGACACGGAAACTGATTCATCATAATAAACACTGCGGGAATGAAGCGTGTCCAGTCTGTGTTTATGTCAAAAACTTCAAGGAGAAACAAAAAGAGAAGATTGCTCTACTCAGACAAGCTGAGCCTAGTTTAGATCATAGACGCAAGGAAACCTTTCAGTCTATGCGTGCTTCTAGTGAAAGAGACTCTGAAGCTCCATCTGTTGTTGATGATCTGCAACCTTCTCCTAAGCGTGTGAAAGTAGAGAAACCTTCTCAATTTGCTTATCCTGACACACACAGCCTCCCACAGAGAAGATCTGTTGGTGTCGGTAAAGCTCATTTGTCAATGAGTTTGCAAGAGAAGTATAGTAGTCTACAGAGTGATGTGCCGATGAATGCAGATAGTTCTGATTCCCGTGAGCTGGAGAGGCCTGTTTGCAAAGATACCTCCATGAGAAGACATGGTGGAGACTCTTCACTGAATGGTGAAACTGTTTATTCACCAGAAACAGAGAAATCAAAACGTATGAAAGAACTAAGCACACCTAAAGAAGAGAAAGTGGAACAGTCTGTAGCTGCGTCTAATAGCGGTAAGTCAAAGATCAAGGGAGTCTCATTGATAGAGCTGTTCACTCCAGAGCAAGTAGAGGAGCATATCCGCGGTCTTCGTCAGTGGGTAGGCCAG AGTAAAACCAAGGCAGAGAAAAACAAAGCAATGGGGCTCTCCATGTCTGAAAACTCCTGCCAGTTATGTGCTGTTGAAAGGCTTGCATTTGAGCCAACACCTATATACTGCACACCTTGTGGCGCACGTGTCAAAAGAAACGCTATGCACTACACTGTTGTGGTTGGCGAGTCACGGCACTATGTTTGCATCCCTTGCTACAATGAAACGCGTACGAACACTGTGACTGTTGATGGAACTCCTGTGCCGAAGGCCAGGTTTGAGAAAAAGAAAAACGATGAGGAGGTTGAAGAATCG TGGGTGCAATGTGATAAATGTCAAGCGTGGCAGCATCAGATATGTGCTTTGTTCAACGGCCGTAGGAATCATGGGCAAGCTGAGTACACTTGTCCTAATTGCTATATACAAGAGGTGGAACAAGGAGAAAGGAAGCCAGTATCACAAAGTGTTATTCTGGGGGCAAAAAGTTTGCCAGCCAGTAATCTTAGCAACCATTTAGAACAGAGGTTGTTCAAGAAACTGAAGCAGGAAAGACATGAGAGGGCTAGGGTTCAAGGAAAAAGCTACGACGAG GTCCCGGGAGCAGACTCACTTGTTATCAGAGTTGTTGCATCTGTCGACAAAATATTAGAAGTAAAGCCACGCTTCCTTGACATTTTCAGAGAAGAAAATTACTCACCAGAGTTTCCTTACAAGTCTAAG GCCATTCTGTTGTTTCAAAAGATTGAAGGTGTTGAAGTTTGCTTATTTGGCATGTACGTCCAAGAGTTTGGAACAGATTCCGCCTCTCCCAATCAGCGGCGTGTGTACCTTTCCTATCTAGACTCGGTTAAGTACTTCAGACCTGACGTTAGAACTGTGTCTGGGGAGGCCCTCCGTACTTTTGTATACCATGAGATTCTG ATTGGTTATCTTGATTACTGTAAGAAACGTGGGTTCTCAAGCTGCTATATATGGGCATGCCCTCCTCTTAAGGGTGAAGATTACATTCTATACTGTCATCCTGAGATTCAGAAAACGCCAAAGACTGACAAACTAAGGGAATG GTATTTAGCAATGCTAAGGAAAGCGGCCAAGGAAAAAGTGGTTGTGGAATGTACAAACTTCTATGATCATTTCTTCGTCCAGTCTGGTGAATGTAGAGCTAAGGTGACAGCAGCAAGGCTGCCGTATTTTGATGGGGACTACTGGCCAGGCGCCGCAGAGGATTTGATAGATCAAATGAGCCAAGAAGAAGATGGCAAGAAGTCCAATAGAAAAGTAATGCCCAAAAAGGTCATATCGAAAAGGGCTCTTAAAGCAGTTGGTCACCTGGACCTTTCTGTTAATGCCTCAAAGGATCTCCTGCTAATGCATAAA CTCGGTGAGATTATCCTCCCAATGAAGGAAGATTTCATCATGGTTCATTTGCAACATTGCTGCAAGCATTGTTGCACTCTCATGGTGTCTGGACATCGGTGGGTGTGCCACCAGTGTAAGAACTTTCAGATTTGTGACAA GTGTCATGAAGTGGAAAAGAACCGTGTCGAAAAGGAGAGACATCCAGTCAATCAGAGGGAGAAGCATGTACTATATCCT ATTGCTATTGAAGATGTTCCTACTGAAATCAAGGACAGTGATGACATCCTTGAGAGCGAGTTCTTTGATACAAGGCAAGCTTTCCTAAGTCTCTGCCAAGGAAACCATTACCAATACGACACACTGAGGCGAGCAAAACACTCTTCCATGATGATTCTCTATCATCTCCACAACCCAACCGTCCCTGCATTTCCAACGGCGTGCGCCATCTGCCAGCAA